From the genome of Streptococcus lutetiensis, one region includes:
- a CDS encoding lipoate--protein ligase — MKYIVNKSHNPAYNIALETYAFRELRDEDELFILWINEPTIVIGKHQNAIEEINKAYTDKYGIHVVRRLSGGGAVYHDLNNLNYTIISNKAEEGAFDFKTFSQPVIETLADLGVTATFTGRNDLEINGKKFCGNAQAYYKGRMMHHGCLLFDVDMTVLGNALQVSKDKIESKGVKSVRARVTNILDELPDKITVQEFSDRLLGKMKASYPDMTEYVLSDEELTEIKKLADEQFGTWDWTYGKSPDYTIKRSVRYPAGKLTSYVKVEKSMITGLKIYGDFFGIKDISDIEEELIGLRYEYQDILAKLQTIDTTPYFTNITPQEIAKAIAE; from the coding sequence ATGAAGTACATCGTTAACAAGTCCCACAATCCCGCTTACAATATTGCCTTGGAAACTTATGCTTTTCGTGAATTGCGAGACGAAGACGAGCTTTTTATTCTTTGGATAAATGAGCCAACTATTGTGATTGGAAAACACCAGAATGCAATCGAAGAGATTAATAAGGCTTACACTGATAAATATGGGATTCATGTCGTTCGTCGTTTGTCAGGTGGTGGTGCTGTTTATCACGACCTTAACAATCTGAATTACACAATTATTTCCAACAAAGCAGAAGAAGGGGCGTTTGATTTCAAGACGTTTTCGCAACCAGTCATTGAAACTTTAGCTGATTTAGGAGTCACAGCGACTTTCACCGGACGAAATGACCTTGAGATTAATGGCAAGAAATTCTGTGGGAATGCACAAGCTTATTACAAAGGACGCATGATGCACCATGGGTGCCTGCTTTTTGACGTGGACATGACCGTTCTTGGTAATGCCCTGCAAGTTTCAAAAGATAAAATCGAGTCAAAAGGTGTTAAATCGGTGCGTGCGCGTGTGACCAATATTTTAGATGAATTACCAGATAAAATCACAGTTCAAGAGTTTTCAGACAGATTATTAGGCAAAATGAAAGCATCTTATCCAGATATGACCGAGTACGTCCTTTCTGATGAGGAATTAACTGAGATTAAGAAACTTGCTGATGAGCAATTTGGCACTTGGGACTGGACTTACGGCAAATCACCCGACTACACCATCAAACGCTCAGTCCGCTACCCAGCAGGTAAGCTGACAAGTTATGTGAAAGTCGAAAAATCTATGATTACAGGACTGAAAATTTACGGTGATTTTTTTGGCATCAAAGACATTTCAGATATTGAAGAAGAACTCATCGGCCTTCGCTACGAATACCAAGACATTTTAGCCAAACTTCAAACAATCGACACCACACCATACTTCACCAACATCACCCCACAAGAAATCGCTAAAGCAATCGCGGAGTGA
- a CDS encoding DUF898 family protein, which yields MKQESYFDGGLLSYVGHRIIASLITICTLGICAPWGICIMINWKVKHTVIDGHRLYFDGTATQLFGNWIKWLILTIITIGIYSFWLNIKLEQWITTHII from the coding sequence ATGAAACAAGAAAGTTATTTTGATGGTGGTTTGCTAAGTTATGTTGGCCACCGTATCATCGCTAGTCTGATTACTATTTGTACCCTAGGCATTTGTGCGCCTTGGGGGATTTGTATCATGATTAATTGGAAAGTCAAACACACTGTCATTGACGGTCATCGTTTGTACTTTGACGGCACAGCCACGCAACTCTTTGGAAACTGGATTAAATGGCTCATTCTAACAATTATTACAATAGGTATTTATTCATTCTGGCTTAACATCAAGCTAGAACAATGGATTACCACACACATCATTTAG